The following proteins are co-located in the Nitrospirota bacterium genome:
- a CDS encoding CAP domain-containing protein, with protein MVLICASAFAHASGPDSKTLSSSYEDALLHAINLYRVDKGLSPLSPDTTLYTLAKNHSRYMTQKNALSHDYFQERFNQCRRSHCVENTGWNYASPEAQMVAWKSSVGHNANLLSTKIKNAGIAKVGSFVTFFACD; from the coding sequence TTGGTCCTGATCTGCGCATCAGCGTTTGCACACGCTTCCGGCCCGGACAGCAAGACCCTTTCCTCCTCATACGAAGACGCCCTTCTGCATGCCATTAATCTGTACAGGGTCGACAAAGGATTGTCCCCCCTGTCGCCAGATACCACTCTGTACACGCTGGCAAAAAACCATAGCCGGTATATGACACAAAAAAATGCGCTCAGCCACGACTATTTTCAGGAGAGATTCAACCAGTGCCGCCGTTCTCACTGTGTCGAAAATACCGGATGGAACTATGCATCTCCGGAAGCACAAATGGTCGCATGGAAAAGTTCCGTCGGGCATAACGCAAACCTTCTCAGCACAAAAATAAAAAATGCAGGGATTGCAAAAGTCGGTTCTTTTGTCACATTCTTCGCCTGTGACTGA
- a CDS encoding MerR family transcriptional regulator — translation MVKQRKTEKKIFWEDKKSMPLYSIGVVAELIGTAEQTIRLYEKHELIKPARRNKNRFYSENDIKWLQCLRDLIHNKKISIEGIKKLLNYLPCWEMTECPKEKRQKCSAYIDKTKPCWELNRMICRRDSGKMCDDCIVFLSDAAKKKDT, via the coding sequence ATGGTGAAACAGAGAAAAACTGAAAAGAAGATTTTCTGGGAAGATAAAAAGAGTATGCCCCTTTACTCAATCGGGGTTGTTGCAGAGCTGATCGGCACCGCTGAGCAGACAATACGCCTTTACGAAAAACATGAACTTATAAAACCCGCCAGAAGAAACAAAAACAGGTTTTACTCAGAAAACGACATCAAGTGGCTTCAATGCCTCAGAGATCTGATACATAACAAAAAAATAAGTATTGAAGGGATAAAAAAACTTCTCAACTATCTTCCGTGCTGGGAAATGACGGAGTGCCCCAAGGAAAAAAGACAGAAGTGTTCTGCGTATATAGATAAAACAAAACCCTGCTGGGAACTGAACAGGATGATTTGCAGGAGGGACTCCGGGAAGATGTGTGATGACTGCATTGTCTTTCTGTCAGATGCCGCAAAGAAAAAAGACACGTAA
- a CDS encoding DUF2934 domain-containing protein has product MKWYDEIARIARELYEKSGKIEGRDLDNWLEAERIVMERYKEKENKDAGSSASGK; this is encoded by the coding sequence ATGAAATGGTATGACGAGATAGCCAGAATAGCTCGTGAGCTTTATGAGAAGAGCGGAAAGATCGAGGGACGCGACCTCGACAACTGGCTTGAGGCTGAGCGTATAGTAATGGAGCGGTATAAGGAGAAGGAAAACAAAGATGCCGGTTCCTCTGCCTCCGGGAAGTAA